A region from the Beduinella massiliensis genome encodes:
- a CDS encoding anaerobic ribonucleoside triphosphate reductase: protein MTDTIKKRDGRQVPFEAEKIEDAILKAFAATGSAKGRDTAQELTRQVVAELDRDEDIDVPTVEDVQDMVEKKLIENGYVRTAKAYILYRAERSRAREMNTRLMKIFEDITFKDASESDIKRENANVNGDTAMGTMLKYGSEGAKMFYDMYVLNPEHAKAHREGDIHIHDLDFLTLTTTCTQIDIVELFKGGFSTGHGVLREPQDIQSYSALACIAIQSNQNDQHGGQSIVNFDYGMAPGVHKTFVKTYRARLSGALELLADDANGDDTARAMLKALKEQGLEPTLERTEAYDTAEHALLLQKTDEATARRIADFAQHRAWEDTDRRTFQAMEAFIHNLNTMHSRAGAQTPFSSINYGMDTSPEARMAIRNLLTATENGLGGGETPIFPIQIFRVKEGVNYNPGEPNYDLYRQAIKTSAKRLFPNFSFVDAPFNLKYYKPGHPETEIAYMGCRTRVIGNVYDPTREVCNRRGNLSFTSINLPRLAIETHGDVERFFKLLDERIDLVIGQLNERFEIQARKRVKNFPFLMGEHVWMDSEKLGWDDEVREVLKHGTLSIGFIGLAETLKALLGKHHGESMAAQNLGLEIIGHMRRRMDDESQKTHMNYTLIATPAEGLSGRFVKMDRERYGSIPGVTDREYYTNSFHIPVYYPISAFDKIRLEAPYHELTNAGHISYVEMDGDPTQNLDAFEAVVRCMHDAGIGYGSINHPIDRDPVCGFNGIIGDTCPCCGRAEEEVHFERIRRITGYLVGTLERFNNGKRAEERDRVKHGI, encoded by the coding sequence ATGACGGATACCATCAAGAAGCGCGACGGGCGGCAGGTTCCTTTTGAAGCGGAGAAGATCGAGGATGCGATCCTGAAGGCGTTTGCGGCGACGGGGAGCGCGAAAGGGCGCGATACGGCGCAGGAATTGACGCGCCAGGTCGTCGCGGAGCTCGACCGCGACGAGGACATCGACGTGCCGACCGTAGAGGACGTACAGGACATGGTCGAAAAGAAGCTGATCGAAAACGGCTACGTGCGAACGGCCAAGGCGTACATCCTCTACCGCGCGGAGCGCAGCCGCGCGCGCGAAATGAACACGCGCCTGATGAAGATCTTCGAGGACATCACGTTTAAGGACGCCTCGGAGTCGGACATCAAGCGCGAAAACGCGAACGTCAACGGCGACACCGCGATGGGTACGATGCTCAAGTACGGCTCCGAAGGCGCGAAGATGTTCTACGACATGTACGTGCTCAACCCCGAGCACGCGAAGGCGCACCGCGAGGGCGACATCCACATCCACGATCTGGACTTTCTGACGCTGACGACCACCTGCACGCAGATCGACATCGTCGAGCTGTTCAAGGGCGGCTTCTCCACCGGACACGGCGTCCTGCGCGAGCCGCAGGACATTCAGAGCTATTCCGCGCTCGCCTGCATCGCGATCCAGTCCAATCAGAACGACCAGCACGGCGGCCAGTCGATCGTCAACTTCGATTACGGCATGGCGCCGGGCGTCCACAAGACGTTCGTCAAGACCTACCGCGCGCGCCTGTCCGGCGCGCTGGAGCTGCTCGCGGACGACGCGAACGGGGACGACACCGCGCGCGCGATGCTGAAGGCGCTCAAGGAGCAGGGGCTTGAGCCCACCCTGGAGCGCACGGAGGCGTACGACACGGCGGAGCACGCGCTGCTGCTGCAGAAGACCGACGAGGCGACCGCCCGCCGCATCGCGGACTTCGCGCAGCACCGCGCATGGGAGGATACCGACCGCCGCACCTTCCAGGCGATGGAGGCGTTCATCCATAACCTGAACACCATGCATTCCCGCGCGGGCGCGCAGACGCCCTTCTCCTCCATCAACTACGGCATGGATACGTCCCCAGAGGCGCGCATGGCCATCCGAAATCTGCTGACCGCGACGGAAAACGGCCTGGGCGGCGGCGAGACGCCGATCTTCCCGATCCAGATCTTCCGCGTGAAGGAGGGCGTCAACTACAACCCTGGCGAGCCCAACTACGACCTGTACCGCCAGGCGATCAAGACGAGCGCCAAGCGGCTGTTCCCGAATTTTTCGTTTGTGGACGCGCCCTTCAACCTCAAATATTACAAGCCCGGCCATCCGGAGACGGAAATCGCCTACATGGGCTGCCGCACGCGCGTGATCGGCAACGTCTACGACCCGACGCGTGAGGTGTGCAACCGCCGCGGCAACCTGTCGTTCACATCGATCAACCTGCCGCGCCTGGCGATCGAGACGCACGGGGACGTCGAGCGCTTCTTCAAGCTGCTGGACGAGCGCATCGACCTGGTGATCGGCCAGCTCAACGAGCGCTTTGAGATTCAGGCGCGCAAGCGCGTGAAGAACTTTCCTTTCCTGATGGGCGAACACGTCTGGATGGACAGCGAAAAGCTCGGCTGGGACGACGAGGTGCGCGAGGTTTTGAAGCACGGCACCCTTTCTATCGGCTTTATTGGTCTGGCGGAGACGCTCAAGGCGCTGCTGGGCAAGCACCACGGCGAGAGCATGGCGGCGCAGAACCTGGGCCTTGAAATCATCGGCCACATGCGCAGGCGCATGGACGACGAGAGCCAGAAGACCCACATGAATTACACCCTGATCGCCACCCCCGCGGAGGGGCTTTCCGGCCGCTTCGTCAAGATGGACCGCGAGCGCTACGGCTCCATCCCCGGCGTCACGGACCGCGAATACTACACCAACAGCTTCCACATTCCGGTTTACTACCCGATCAGCGCCTTTGACAAGATCCGCCTGGAAGCGCCCTATCACGAGCTCACCAACGCGGGCCATATCAGCTACGTCGAGATGGACGGCGACCCCACGCAGAACCTGGACGCCTTCGAGGCGGTCGTGCGCTGTATGCACGACGCGGGCATCGGCTACGGCTCGATCAACCACCCGATAGACCGCGATCCGGTCTGCGGCTTTAACGGCATCATCGGCGATACCTGCCCCTGCTGCGGCCGCGCGGAGGAAGAGGTGCACTTTGAACGCATCCGCCGCATCACGGGTTACCTGGTGGGCACGCTGGAGCGCTTCAACAACGGCAAGCGCGCCGAGGAACGCGACCGCGTAAAGCACGGCATTTGA
- the nrdG gene encoding anaerobic ribonucleoside-triphosphate reductase activating protein, with translation MEIRIAGTTSDSIVDGPGIRLTVFTQGCPHGCAGCHNPETHDPAGGRVVDTEKIIAGLRENPLESGLTLSGGEPFLQAAACHEIARAAHALGKNVWTYTGYVFEKLLAEGDPDRMALLSETDVLVDGPFILRERSLELRFCGSRNQRLIDVRKSLTTGEAVRWEPPAW, from the coding sequence ATGGAGATTCGCATCGCGGGTACCACGTCCGATTCGATCGTGGACGGGCCGGGCATCCGCCTGACCGTGTTCACCCAGGGCTGCCCGCACGGCTGCGCCGGGTGCCACAATCCGGAGACGCACGACCCGGCGGGCGGGCGCGTCGTGGATACGGAAAAGATCATAGCCGGGCTGCGCGAAAACCCGCTGGAATCGGGGCTCACCCTTTCGGGCGGCGAGCCCTTTTTGCAGGCGGCCGCCTGCCATGAAATCGCGCGCGCCGCGCACGCGCTGGGCAAGAACGTGTGGACGTATACGGGGTACGTCTTTGAAAAGCTGCTCGCGGAGGGCGACCCGGACCGGATGGCGCTGCTTTCGGAGACGGACGTGCTCGTGGACGGGCCGTTCATCCTCCGGGAGCGTTCGCTGGAGCTGCGCTTTTGCGGCAGCCGCAACCAGCGGCTGATCGACGTAAGGAAGAGCCTGACGACGGGCGAGGCGGTTCGCTGGGAGCCGCCGGCGTGGTAA
- the nifJ gene encoding pyruvate:ferredoxin (flavodoxin) oxidoreductase: protein MATKMTVDGNTAVSHVAYAFSDVAAIYPITPSSPMAEVADEWAAHDRENLFGQTVHVAEMQSEAGAAGAVHGSLAAGALTTTFTASQGLLLMIPNMYKISGELLPAVFHVSARALAYHALSIFGDHSDVMSCRQTGFAMLASNSVQEAMDMALVAHVATLKSSVPFLHFFDGFRTSHEIQKIDGIDYDEMAKLMPWDKVAEFRARALNPEHPHQAGTAQNPDIYFQGREAANKYYNATPAIVEEVMKQVGELTGRHYNLFDYVGAPDAEYVTVAMGSGCDVADEAVTKLCSMGQKVGLIKVHLYRPFSVEHFVKAIPATCKKIAVLDRTKESGSLGEPLYLDVCAALAEAGKKDIEVVGGRYGLGSKEFTPTHVKAVFDNLSGECKNHFTVGIVDDVTGTSLPVGEQFNAAPEGSICCKFYGLGSDGTVGANKNSIKIIGDHTDLYAQAYFAYDSKKSGGLTVSHLRFGKKPIQSPYLIDAADFTACHNPSYVTKYDMVSSLKDGGTFLLNCPWSAEELDAELPASMKQLLAKKNIKLYTIDAIDLAAKVGMGNRINTIMQAAFFKLADVIPYEDADKYMKQYAKKTYGKKGDAIVQKNWDAIDIAISGLKEVKVPAEWANAATGAEAIKIKNTTQHFDEVIAPILAQEGDKLPVSAFNPAGVVPTGTTKYEKRGIAVKVPKWNIDKCIQCNQCSLVCPHAVIRPYLVDENAERPDSFAAKKAIGKEFAGKLFRIQISPMDCTGCGNCVDVCPAKEKALEMVPLHTQIAEEANWEFAQTLPEVDPASVNKKTVKGSQFLKPLFEFSGACAGCGETPYVKLVTQLFGDRMLIANATGCSSIYGGSAPTCPYTVNDKGQGPAWANSLFEDNAEFGFGMNLATNQRRAKLADTVRKLIAVEWCAADIKEAGAEWLENMDDAEGSRKAGDKLLAACKAGIDLTGTEYEAKWIENGKICDCDACKLAREVIDSADMLTKKSQWIFGGDGWAYDIGYGGVDHVLAQGEDVNILVLDTEVYSNTGGQSSKSTPTGSIAKFAASGKKTRKKDLGMMAMSYGYVYVATVAMSADPAQLVKALNEAEAYHGPSLVIAYAPCINHGINMGHAQEEIKKAVKAGYWPLYRYNPALAEEGKNPMTVDSKDPTESYQDFLKGEVRYASLAKLFPDKAEALFEQNEKDAAQRLAMYKKLAGE from the coding sequence ATGGCCACAAAAATGACCGTTGACGGCAATACCGCCGTCAGCCATGTCGCTTATGCGTTCAGCGACGTGGCAGCGATCTACCCGATTACCCCTTCTTCCCCTATGGCGGAAGTTGCGGATGAGTGGGCGGCGCACGATCGCGAAAACCTCTTCGGGCAGACCGTCCACGTGGCGGAGATGCAGTCTGAGGCGGGCGCCGCGGGCGCTGTTCACGGCTCTTTGGCGGCTGGCGCGCTGACGACGACGTTTACCGCGTCCCAGGGCCTGCTGCTGATGATCCCGAATATGTACAAGATCTCCGGTGAGCTGCTGCCGGCCGTGTTCCACGTGAGCGCGCGCGCGTTGGCTTACCATGCGCTGTCCATCTTCGGCGATCACAGCGACGTCATGAGCTGCCGCCAGACCGGTTTTGCGATGCTTGCGTCCAACTCCGTTCAGGAGGCTATGGACATGGCGCTGGTCGCGCACGTGGCCACGCTGAAGTCCTCCGTGCCGTTCCTGCACTTCTTCGACGGCTTCCGCACCTCTCACGAGATCCAGAAGATCGACGGAATCGACTACGACGAGATGGCGAAGCTCATGCCGTGGGACAAGGTGGCCGAGTTCCGCGCCCGCGCGCTGAATCCGGAGCATCCGCATCAGGCGGGCACCGCGCAGAACCCCGACATCTACTTCCAGGGCCGTGAGGCTGCGAACAAGTACTACAACGCCACCCCCGCCATCGTCGAGGAAGTCATGAAGCAGGTCGGCGAACTGACCGGCCGTCATTACAACCTGTTCGACTATGTGGGCGCGCCCGACGCGGAGTACGTCACCGTGGCGATGGGCTCCGGCTGCGACGTCGCGGACGAGGCGGTCACCAAGCTGTGCTCCATGGGCCAGAAGGTCGGCCTCATCAAGGTTCACCTCTACCGTCCGTTCTCCGTCGAGCACTTCGTGAAGGCGATCCCCGCGACCTGTAAGAAGATCGCCGTGCTGGACCGCACGAAGGAGTCCGGCTCCCTGGGCGAGCCGCTCTACCTGGACGTGTGCGCCGCGCTGGCCGAGGCGGGCAAGAAGGACATCGAAGTCGTCGGCGGCCGTTACGGCCTGGGCTCCAAGGAGTTCACGCCGACCCATGTCAAGGCGGTCTTCGACAACCTGTCCGGCGAGTGCAAGAACCACTTCACCGTCGGCATCGTGGACGACGTGACGGGCACCTCCCTGCCGGTGGGCGAGCAGTTCAACGCGGCGCCGGAAGGCTCCATCTGCTGCAAGTTCTACGGCCTGGGTTCTGACGGCACCGTCGGCGCGAACAAGAACTCCATCAAGATCATCGGCGACCACACCGATCTGTACGCGCAGGCGTATTTCGCATACGACTCCAAGAAGTCGGGCGGCCTGACGGTTTCCCATCTGCGCTTTGGCAAGAAGCCGATTCAGTCCCCGTACCTCATCGACGCTGCGGACTTCACCGCCTGCCATAACCCGTCCTACGTGACGAAGTACGACATGGTGTCCTCCCTGAAGGACGGCGGCACGTTCCTGCTCAACTGCCCGTGGTCCGCGGAGGAGCTCGACGCCGAGCTGCCCGCTTCCATGAAGCAGCTGCTCGCCAAGAAGAACATCAAGCTTTACACGATCGACGCGATCGACCTGGCCGCGAAGGTGGGCATGGGCAACCGCATCAACACGATCATGCAGGCCGCGTTCTTCAAGCTGGCCGACGTCATCCCCTACGAGGACGCCGACAAGTACATGAAGCAGTACGCCAAGAAGACCTACGGCAAGAAGGGCGACGCGATCGTCCAGAAGAACTGGGACGCGATCGACATCGCGATCTCGGGCCTGAAGGAAGTCAAGGTGCCCGCCGAGTGGGCGAACGCCGCGACCGGTGCCGAGGCCATCAAGATCAAGAACACGACGCAGCACTTCGACGAAGTCATCGCTCCGATCCTCGCGCAGGAGGGCGACAAGCTACCCGTCTCCGCGTTCAACCCGGCTGGCGTCGTACCGACCGGTACGACCAAGTACGAGAAGCGCGGCATCGCCGTGAAGGTTCCGAAGTGGAACATCGACAAGTGCATCCAGTGCAACCAGTGCTCGCTGGTCTGCCCGCACGCCGTCATCCGTCCGTACCTGGTGGACGAGAACGCCGAGCGCCCCGACTCCTTCGCCGCCAAGAAGGCGATCGGCAAGGAATTCGCAGGCAAGCTCTTCCGCATTCAGATTTCCCCGATGGACTGCACCGGCTGCGGCAACTGCGTGGACGTTTGCCCGGCCAAGGAAAAGGCGCTTGAAATGGTGCCGCTGCACACCCAGATCGCGGAAGAGGCGAATTGGGAGTTCGCGCAGACGCTGCCCGAAGTGGATCCGGCGAGCGTCAACAAGAAGACCGTCAAGGGCAGCCAGTTCCTCAAGCCCCTATTCGAGTTCTCCGGCGCGTGCGCGGGCTGCGGCGAGACGCCGTACGTCAAGCTGGTGACCCAGCTGTTCGGCGACCGCATGCTGATCGCCAACGCCACGGGCTGCTCCTCCATCTACGGCGGCAGCGCTCCGACCTGCCCCTACACCGTGAACGACAAGGGCCAGGGCCCGGCCTGGGCGAACAGCCTCTTTGAGGACAACGCCGAGTTCGGCTTTGGCATGAACCTCGCCACCAACCAGCGCCGCGCGAAGCTGGCGGATACCGTCCGCAAGCTGATCGCCGTCGAGTGGTGCGCCGCCGACATCAAGGAAGCGGGCGCCGAGTGGCTGGAGAACATGGACGACGCCGAAGGCTCCCGCAAGGCCGGCGACAAGCTGCTGGCGGCCTGCAAGGCCGGCATCGACCTGACCGGCACCGAGTATGAGGCCAAGTGGATCGAGAACGGCAAGATCTGCGACTGCGACGCCTGCAAGCTGGCGCGCGAGGTCATCGACAGCGCCGACATGCTGACCAAGAAGAGCCAGTGGATCTTCGGCGGCGACGGCTGGGCTTACGACATCGGATACGGCGGAGTCGATCACGTGCTGGCGCAGGGCGAGGACGTCAACATCCTCGTGCTGGACACCGAGGTGTACTCCAACACCGGCGGACAGTCCTCCAAGTCCACGCCGACCGGCTCGATCGCGAAGTTCGCGGCGTCCGGCAAGAAGACCCGTAAGAAGGACCTGGGCATGATGGCCATGTCCTACGGCTATGTCTACGTCGCGACCGTCGCCATGAGCGCGGACCCGGCGCAGCTGGTCAAGGCGCTGAACGAGGCGGAAGCCTATCATGGCCCGTCCCTGGTCATCGCCTACGCGCCCTGCATCAACCATGGCATCAACATGGGCCATGCGCAGGAGGAAATCAAGAAGGCGGTCAAGGCCGGCTACTGGCCGCTGTACCGCTACAACCCCGCTCTGGCGGAAGAGGGCAAGAACCCGATGACCGTGGACAGCAAGGACCCGACGGAGTCCTATCAGGACTTCCTGAAGGGCGAGGTGCGCTACGCCTCCCTGGCCAAGCTGTTCCCGGACAAGGCGGAAGCTCTGTTCGAGCAGAACGAGAAGGACGCTGCACAGCGTCTGGCGATGTACAAGAAGCTCGCGGGCGAGTAA
- a CDS encoding ABC transporter permease subunit: MLRYALRRLITSLVTLFLVITLTFFLMQTVPGGPFLGENVNPEITARLLAKYGYDQPLLTQYVHYLRDLFVGDMGFSMVVKSGESVTSVIASHFPLSCRIGLIALLIAVLLGIPLGVLASMKHGSVFDRIFIFTSSLFVSVPSFIMTIALMLIFGVWLKLLPLAYLEGWKSYIMPVFGMAIYPMFNLGRLTRTTMLDVIGQDYIKTARAKGLSTFKIMFKHALRNAIIPVVTALGPIIAGILTGSFVVEKVFAINGIGKYFISSITARDYPLIMGTTIFFAALLIACNYVVDLLYGVIDPRIKM; this comes from the coding sequence ATGCTCCGATACGCCTTACGGCGCCTCATTACCTCGCTGGTGACGTTGTTCCTCGTCATCACGCTCACATTTTTCCTGATGCAGACGGTGCCTGGCGGTCCGTTTCTGGGTGAAAACGTCAACCCGGAGATCACGGCCCGCCTGCTCGCCAAGTACGGCTACGACCAGCCGCTGCTGACGCAGTACGTCCATTACCTGCGGGATCTTTTCGTTGGGGACATGGGCTTTTCCATGGTGGTGAAGTCGGGCGAGTCGGTCACCTCTGTCATCGCCAGCCACTTCCCGCTCTCCTGCCGGATCGGGCTGATCGCCCTGCTCATCGCGGTGCTGCTGGGCATTCCGCTGGGTGTGCTGGCGTCGATGAAGCACGGCTCCGTCTTCGACCGCATCTTCATCTTCACCTCGTCCCTGTTCGTGTCGGTGCCCAGCTTCATCATGACGATCGCGCTGATGCTGATCTTCGGCGTCTGGCTCAAGCTGCTGCCTCTGGCGTATCTGGAGGGGTGGAAGTCCTACATCATGCCCGTCTTCGGCATGGCGATCTACCCGATGTTCAACCTCGGCCGCCTGACGCGCACGACCATGCTGGACGTCATCGGGCAGGATTACATCAAGACTGCGCGCGCCAAGGGCCTGTCGACGTTCAAGATCATGTTCAAGCACGCGCTGCGCAACGCCATCATCCCCGTGGTCACCGCGCTGGGGCCGATCATCGCGGGCATCCTGACCGGTTCGTTCGTGGTGGAGAAGGTGTTCGCGATCAACGGCATCGGCAAGTACTTCATCTCCTCGATCACCGCGCGCGATTATCCGCTCATCATGGGCACCACGATCTTTTTCGCGGCGCTGCTGATCGCCTGCAACTACGTGGTGGACCTGCTTTACGGTGTCATCGATCCCCGCATCAAGATGTAA
- a CDS encoding ABC transporter permease, translating to MQLNPEMMKKYNISAEEIQPATAEEKESIDQMRPSVSYWKDAMRRFARNKLAMFMLFLLIVIVLLAVFGPIVSPYTYKAQSRDVRQGPSFSHPLGTDKLGRDIFVRVMYGTRISLLVGVVTMLLVCLIGITYGGIAAYVGGWCDNLMMRFVDLMMTIPSMLIIILLSVVMRDPLKAMLGSGKFVALASLGSGLISIFIVLALFNWLGMARSVRGALLMNRTQEYVLAAEAMGARSRWVIAKHLLPNSIGVIIISATGVVPSAIMTESFLSFIGLGVSAPVPSLGSMANDALNGIISYPMNMVYPAVLISLIILCFNVLGDALRDALDPRMRK from the coding sequence ATGCAACTAAACCCGGAAATGATGAAGAAGTACAACATCTCCGCAGAGGAGATTCAGCCCGCGACCGCGGAGGAGAAGGAATCCATCGACCAGATGCGCCCGTCCGTCTCCTACTGGAAGGACGCGATGCGCCGCTTCGCGCGCAACAAGCTGGCGATGTTCATGCTGTTTTTGCTGATCGTCATCGTGCTGCTCGCCGTGTTCGGCCCCATTGTCTCGCCCTATACCTACAAAGCGCAGTCTCGCGACGTGCGCCAGGGCCCTTCCTTTTCCCATCCCCTCGGCACGGATAAGCTGGGGCGCGACATCTTCGTGCGCGTCATGTACGGCACGCGCATCTCCTTGCTCGTCGGCGTGGTGACGATGCTGCTGGTCTGCCTGATCGGCATCACTTACGGCGGCATCGCGGCCTACGTGGGCGGCTGGTGCGACAACTTGATGATGCGCTTCGTCGACCTGATGATGACGATTCCTTCCATGCTCATCATCATCCTGCTTTCCGTCGTGATGCGCGACCCCCTCAAGGCCATGCTGGGCAGCGGCAAATTCGTCGCGCTGGCTTCGCTGGGTTCGGGGCTTATCTCGATCTTCATCGTATTGGCCCTCTTTAATTGGCTGGGCATGGCGCGTTCGGTTCGCGGCGCGCTGTTGATGAACCGTACGCAGGAATACGTGCTCGCGGCCGAGGCCATGGGCGCGAGGTCCAGGTGGGTCATCGCCAAGCATCTGCTGCCCAATTCCATCGGCGTCATCATCATCAGCGCCACGGGCGTGGTGCCCAGCGCGATCATGACCGAATCCTTCCTGAGCTTCATCGGTCTGGGCGTCTCCGCGCCGGTTCCCTCGCTGGGTTCCATGGCGAACGATGCGCTCAACGGCATCATCAGCTATCCCATGAACATGGTATATCCCGCCGTGCTCATCAGCCTCATCATCCTGTGCTTTAACGTGCTGGGCGACGCCCTGCGCGACGCGCTGGACCCGCGGATGCGCAAGTGA
- a CDS encoding oligopeptide/dipeptide ABC transporter ATP-binding protein, with protein MRDSEYLLQVEDMSVEFHTPSGIVHAVSHVSFTLREGEILGIVGESGSGKSVTANAIMRLLPDTARVTGTIRLKGRDIMKIRTKEFNKIRGKDIAMIFQDPMTSLNPLYTVGNQLEETLTLHMGLKGEDARRRAIELLDMVSIPQPATRVKQYPHEFSGGMRQRVMIAMALACNPSILIADEPTTALDVTIQAQILELMRDLQKEVKTAIIMITHDLGIVSDLCDRVNVMYGSQVMESAPVDDLFYETAHPYTQGLLRCLPEAAQNMGMKRLEPITGSPVDLMMLPAGCAFASRCDKCMKLCLTRRPELFDVGAGHVSRCWLSALAKTEERREAL; from the coding sequence ATGCGAGATTCCGAATATCTCCTTCAGGTGGAGGACATGAGCGTGGAGTTCCATACGCCCTCGGGCATCGTGCACGCGGTCAGCCATGTATCTTTTACGCTTCGCGAGGGAGAAATCCTCGGCATTGTGGGCGAGTCCGGCTCCGGCAAGTCGGTAACGGCGAACGCCATCATGCGCCTTTTGCCCGATACCGCGCGCGTGACGGGCACCATCCGGCTCAAGGGCCGCGACATCATGAAGATCAGAACCAAGGAGTTCAACAAAATTCGGGGCAAGGACATCGCCATGATCTTTCAGGATCCTATGACCTCCCTGAATCCGCTGTACACGGTGGGCAACCAGCTGGAAGAGACGCTGACGCTGCACATGGGGCTCAAGGGGGAGGACGCGCGCAGACGCGCGATCGAGCTGCTCGACATGGTCAGCATTCCGCAGCCCGCTACCCGCGTCAAGCAGTATCCGCACGAATTTTCCGGCGGCATGCGCCAACGCGTGATGATTGCCATGGCGCTCGCCTGCAACCCCTCGATCCTGATTGCGGACGAGCCGACCACGGCGCTGGACGTGACCATACAGGCGCAGATTCTGGAGCTCATGCGCGACCTGCAAAAAGAGGTCAAGACGGCCATCATCATGATTACGCACGACCTCGGCATCGTCTCGGACCTTTGCGACCGCGTCAACGTGATGTACGGCAGTCAGGTGATGGAGTCCGCGCCCGTGGACGACCTGTTTTACGAGACGGCGCACCCTTACACGCAAGGGCTGCTGCGCTGTCTGCCGGAGGCCGCGCAGAACATGGGCATGAAGCGGCTTGAGCCCATCACAGGCTCGCCAGTGGATCTGATGATGCTGCCCGCGGGCTGCGCTTTCGCGTCGCGCTGTGACAAGTGCATGAAGCTTTGCCTGACGCGGCGGCCGGAGCTGTTCGACGTGGGCGCGGGGCACGTCTCCCGCTGCTGGCTGTCGGCGCTGGCGAAGACGGAAGAGAGGAGGGAGGCCCTGTGA
- a CDS encoding oligopeptide/dipeptide ABC transporter ATP-binding protein, translating to MSDAILELQDLKTYFEVKEGGRTQFVKAVDGVSLHVLKGETVGLVGESGCGKSTIGRTIMRFHDPSGGKIFFDSDDITTCDMAPYRSRMQMVFQDPYSSLDPRMSVGDIVGEPLDIQFPKMNRKERSERIHEQIRLVGLNSEQLTRFPHEFSGGQRQRISIARAMVIKPEFMVLDEPVSALDISIQAQIINMLMDLQQQLGMAYLFIAHDLSVVRHISQHVVVMYLGHVMEINRSEDLYAHPLHPYTRALLSAIPVPDPKVSRARKREILQGDVPSPINPPAGCVFSTRCRYATEQCRMEAPRVQDVGDGHKVACHRFAQID from the coding sequence GTGAGCGATGCCATCCTCGAGCTTCAGGACTTGAAGACGTACTTTGAAGTCAAGGAGGGCGGCAGGACGCAGTTCGTCAAGGCGGTGGACGGCGTCAGCCTGCACGTCCTCAAGGGGGAAACCGTGGGTCTGGTGGGCGAGTCGGGCTGCGGCAAGTCCACCATTGGACGCACGATCATGCGCTTTCATGACCCGAGCGGCGGTAAAATTTTCTTTGACAGCGACGACATCACGACCTGCGACATGGCGCCTTACCGCAGCCGCATGCAGATGGTGTTTCAGGATCCCTATTCCTCGCTCGACCCGCGCATGAGCGTGGGGGACATCGTGGGGGAGCCGCTGGACATTCAGTTCCCCAAGATGAACCGAAAGGAGCGCTCCGAGCGCATTCACGAGCAGATTCGCCTCGTCGGGCTCAACAGCGAGCAGCTCACCCGATTCCCGCATGAGTTTTCGGGCGGCCAGCGCCAGCGCATCTCCATCGCCCGCGCGATGGTCATCAAGCCGGAGTTCATGGTGCTCGACGAGCCCGTCTCCGCGCTGGACATCTCCATCCAGGCGCAGATCATCAACATGCTGATGGACCTGCAGCAGCAGCTCGGCATGGCGTATCTGTTCATCGCACACGATCTTTCCGTAGTGCGCCACATCTCCCAGCACGTGGTGGTCATGTACCTGGGCCACGTGATGGAGATCAACAGGTCGGAGGACCTGTACGCGCACCCGCTGCATCCCTATACCCGCGCGCTGCTCAGCGCGATTCCCGTGCCCGATCCCAAGGTGAGCCGCGCGAGAAAGCGCGAGATCTTGCAGGGCGACGTGCCGAGTCCCATCAACCCGCCCGCGGGCTGCGTGTTTTCCACCCGCTGCCGCTACGCGACCGAGCAATGCCGCATGGAGGCGCCCAGGGTGCAGGACGTGGGAGACGGCCACAAGGTCGCTTGTCACCGTTTCGCGCAGATCGACTGA